A DNA window from Acomys russatus chromosome 7, mAcoRus1.1, whole genome shotgun sequence contains the following coding sequences:
- the LOC127192052 gene encoding thioredoxin-like, producing the protein MWSLPATAKMVKLIESKEAFQEALATAGNKLIFVDFSATWCGPCKMIKPFFHSLCEKYSSVVFLDIDMDDCQDVAADCEVKCMSTFQFYKKGQKVGEFSGSNKEKLEATILEFA; encoded by the coding sequence ATGTGGTCCCTTCCTGCAACAGCCAAAATGGTGAAGCTGATCGAGAGCAAGGAAGCGTTCCAGGAGGCCCTGGCCACTGCTGGAAACAAGCTTATATTTGTGGACTTTTCTGCCACGTGGTGTGGACCTTGCAAAATGATCAAGCCCTTTTTTCATTCCCTCTGTGAAAAGTATTCCAGTGTGGTGTTTCTTGACATAGACATGGATGACTGCCAGGATGTTGCTGCAGACTGTGAAGTCAAATGCATGTCAACCTTCCAGTTTTACAAAAAGGGTCAAAAGGTGGGTGAATTCTCTGGCTCTAACAAGGAAAAGCTTGAGGCCACTATTCTTGAGTTTGCCTAA